The Anabaena sp. WA102 genome contains a region encoding:
- a CDS encoding DUF362 domain-containing protein — MAYEITSQCISCKLCLSVCPTGAIQEVDGNYWIDSELCTNCAGSIHTVPQCKASCPTVDGCIKQPSDYWESWFATYNRVRAKLTNKQDYWENWYKSYSQKIAQQLQKHQGQIVI; from the coding sequence ATGGCTTACGAAATTACTAGCCAGTGTATTTCCTGCAAGTTGTGTTTATCTGTTTGTCCTACCGGTGCAATTCAAGAAGTTGACGGTAATTACTGGATTGACTCGGAACTTTGCACAAATTGCGCTGGTAGTATTCACACCGTACCTCAATGTAAAGCCAGTTGTCCTACTGTTGATGGTTGCATTAAACAACCTAGTGATTATTGGGAAAGTTGGTTTGCTACTTACAACCGTGTGAGAGCAAAGTTAACCAATAAGCAAGACTATTGGGAGAATTGGTATAAATCTTATTCCCAAAAGATTGCCCAACAATTGCAAAAGCATCAAGGACAAATAGTTATATAG
- the nifS gene encoding cysteine desulfurase NifS, which yields MQNNCIYLDNNATTKIDPQVVEAMMPYLTDYYANPSSMHTFGGQLGKAVKIAREQVAALLGADESEIVFTSCGTEGDNAAIHAALLAQPEKRHIITSQVEHPAVLNVCKQLESKGYQVTYLSVDSHGQMDLSELEAALTGNTALVTMMYANNETGTIFPIEEIGAMVKEYGALFHVDAVQAVGKIPLNMKTSTIDMLTISGHKIHAPKGIGALYVRRGVRFRPLLVGGHQERGRRGGTENVPGIIALGKAAELELLHLEEVSQRLTKLRDYLEKSLLAKIPNCEVNGDIKHRLPNTTNIGFKYIEGEAILLSLNKYGICASSGSACTSGSLEPSHVLRAMGLPYTTLHGSIRFSLSRYTTEAEIDQVIAVMPEIVDRLRALSPFKNDNADWLQQQSVGAKHSDDQLSVSPKGFSPNASPVH from the coding sequence ATGCAAAATAATTGTATCTATCTTGATAATAATGCCACCACTAAAATAGATCCTCAAGTTGTTGAGGCAATGATGCCTTATTTGACGGACTATTATGCTAATCCTTCTAGTATGCACACTTTTGGTGGACAACTTGGGAAAGCTGTAAAAATAGCTAGAGAACAAGTTGCTGCTTTACTGGGAGCAGACGAATCAGAAATTGTTTTTACCAGTTGCGGAACTGAGGGCGATAATGCTGCTATTCATGCTGCTTTATTAGCTCAACCTGAAAAACGTCATATCATCACTTCCCAAGTAGAACATCCGGCAGTTTTAAATGTCTGCAAACAATTAGAATCTAAAGGTTATCAAGTTACCTATTTGTCGGTAGATTCTCATGGACAAATGGATTTGAGTGAGTTAGAAGCTGCTCTAACTGGTAATACTGCTTTGGTAACAATGATGTATGCCAATAATGAAACCGGCACGATATTTCCAATTGAAGAAATTGGTGCTATGGTTAAGGAATACGGCGCTCTCTTCCACGTTGATGCAGTGCAAGCGGTAGGCAAAATACCCTTGAATATGAAGACCAGCACCATAGATATGTTAACTATATCTGGTCACAAAATTCATGCTCCTAAAGGTATTGGTGCTTTGTATGTGAGACGTGGGGTTCGTTTCCGTCCTCTCTTAGTTGGTGGACATCAAGAACGAGGACGCAGAGGCGGTACAGAGAACGTTCCGGGAATTATTGCTCTTGGCAAAGCTGCGGAATTAGAACTGTTACATTTAGAAGAAGTATCTCAGAGATTAACAAAGTTGCGCGATTATTTGGAAAAATCTCTTCTAGCTAAAATTCCTAATTGTGAAGTAAATGGTGATATCAAACATAGATTACCAAATACTACAAATATCGGGTTCAAATATATTGAAGGTGAGGCAATTTTGCTCTCTTTAAATAAGTACGGTATTTGTGCTTCTTCTGGTTCTGCTTGTACTTCTGGTTCTCTTGAACCTTCTCATGTTTTACGGGCAATGGGTTTACCCTACACTACTTTACATGGGTCAATTCGCTTCAGTCTTTCTCGCTACACAACCGAAGCTGAAATTGATCAAGTAATAGCAGTAATGCCGGAAATTGTTGACCGTCTTCGAGCTTTATCTCCCTTCAAAAATGATAACGCCGATTGGTTACAACAACAATCCGTAGGGGCGAAGCATTCGGATGATCAATTATCGGTTTCTCCCAAAGGCTTTTCTCCGAATGCTTCGCCCGTACATTAG